A genome region from Lactobacillus sp. ESL0791 includes the following:
- a CDS encoding bifunctional oligoribonuclease/PAP phosphatase NrnA, producing MSTFDEIYKKIEEYPTIILHRHTSPDPDALGSQAGLARSLKKKFPAKKILCAGENDEGDLVWINHMDPVTKADYQGALVITTDTGNTARIANKLYDCGDFLIKIDHHPDVEPYAEMSYVDDAAPAASQIVADFLYAENLPVDKAVAYPLYAGIVGDTGRFMYPETTEHTFNVVAKLTATGINITEIARNISDVTFEQAKLQASVMEYMQVDPSGAAYAILTQKTLHKLGVNSEQASCTVSSPGRIKDVIAWNVFVEKEDGTFRVHYRSKGPVINELAAKHDGGGHALASGANAADMAEVKQIFAELVEVTKKYNEDHE from the coding sequence ATGAGCACGTTTGATGAAATTTATAAGAAAATTGAAGAGTATCCAACGATCATCCTGCACCGGCATACCAGTCCGGATCCCGATGCGTTAGGGTCTCAGGCCGGCTTAGCGCGGTCACTGAAAAAGAAATTTCCGGCTAAAAAGATTTTGTGTGCGGGAGAAAACGATGAGGGTGATCTTGTCTGGATTAACCACATGGACCCGGTAACCAAGGCCGATTACCAGGGAGCCTTGGTCATTACGACAGACACCGGCAACACAGCGCGAATTGCCAACAAGCTTTATGATTGCGGTGATTTTTTAATTAAAATTGACCATCATCCGGATGTTGAACCGTATGCGGAGATGAGTTATGTTGATGACGCGGCTCCGGCGGCATCACAAATTGTTGCCGACTTTTTATATGCCGAAAACTTACCGGTGGATAAAGCCGTTGCTTATCCGCTGTATGCGGGAATTGTTGGCGACACTGGCCGGTTCATGTACCCGGAAACAACTGAGCATACCTTTAATGTTGTGGCTAAGTTGACGGCAACCGGTATTAATATCACGGAAATTGCCCGCAACATTAGCGATGTCACATTTGAACAGGCCAAGCTGCAAGCCAGTGTCATGGAATATATGCAAGTTGATCCCAGCGGTGCTGCTTATGCAATTTTGACCCAGAAGACGCTGCACAAATTGGGGGTTAATTCTGAGCAAGCTTCCTGCACGGTTTCCAGTCCAGGTCGGATCAAAGATGTCATTGCTTGGAATGTATTTGTTGAAAAAGAGGACGGGACTTTCCGCGTACATTACCGCTCCAAGGGTCCGGTAATTAATGAATTGGCTGCAAAACATGATGGTGGCGGCCATGCATTGGCCAGTGGTGCGAATGCTGCTGACATGGCTGAGGTTAAGCAAATTTTTGCGGAATTGGTTGAGGTAACCAAGAAATATAACGAGGATCATGAATAA
- a CDS encoding DEAD/DEAH box helicase, with the protein MNNIFTDEKLRPEIRAGLAKINFTKPTKVQAEVIPLLLDGKNAIVQAVTGSGKTHAYLVPVLNAIAVDHKYTQAVITAPSRELAEQLYLVARQLRDASGLNISIAHLAGGTDRERQIQKLTANKPQLVIATPGRLHDFVQKKLLLVDQAQVLIVDEADMTLDMGFLADIDYVAQKMPKDVLFAVFSATIPVKLTNFLRKYMKRPEQVTIDNPAVIAPGIKNDLLDVGSKSRKGILYQLLTMGQPYLALIFANTKQRVDELTAYLQSQGLKVAKIHGGITERERKRTLREVAQGQFQYVVATDLAARGLDIDGVSLVINYEIPRDLEFVIHRIGRTGRNGLTGHAVTLIREEEMNRIAGLEHMGIHFDFVQIKNGELVPRNHYHRRSERSSTNHKIDPKLNGYVKKEKKKRKPGYKRKIKQAIQKDKAQKRKIEQRHEVRKAKRMRKKRRDEK; encoded by the coding sequence ATGAATAATATTTTTACAGATGAAAAACTGAGGCCGGAAATACGTGCTGGCCTAGCGAAAATTAATTTTACTAAACCAACCAAAGTGCAAGCGGAGGTTATTCCCCTGCTGCTTGACGGTAAAAATGCGATTGTTCAGGCAGTTACCGGTTCTGGAAAAACGCATGCTTATTTGGTACCGGTTCTGAACGCAATTGCGGTTGATCATAAGTACACCCAGGCTGTGATTACCGCTCCCAGCCGAGAATTGGCCGAGCAGCTCTATTTAGTTGCCCGCCAGCTGCGGGATGCATCCGGATTGAACATTTCAATTGCTCATTTAGCAGGGGGCACGGATCGGGAGCGGCAGATCCAAAAATTGACGGCTAACAAGCCTCAGCTTGTGATTGCTACGCCCGGGCGCCTGCATGATTTTGTTCAGAAAAAATTGTTGCTGGTTGACCAAGCGCAGGTTTTGATCGTTGACGAAGCTGATATGACACTGGATATGGGTTTTTTGGCTGACATTGATTATGTTGCTCAGAAGATGCCCAAAGATGTTTTGTTTGCAGTTTTTTCCGCAACGATTCCGGTCAAGCTGACTAATTTCCTGCGAAAATATATGAAACGGCCTGAGCAGGTAACCATTGATAATCCGGCCGTAATTGCGCCTGGCATCAAAAATGATTTGTTAGATGTCGGGAGCAAGAGCCGCAAGGGCATTTTGTATCAGCTGCTGACGATGGGGCAGCCGTATCTCGCCCTGATTTTTGCTAATACTAAGCAAAGGGTTGATGAATTAACTGCTTATTTGCAATCTCAGGGGCTCAAAGTTGCTAAAATTCACGGCGGCATTACTGAACGGGAACGTAAACGGACTCTACGCGAAGTTGCTCAGGGTCAGTTTCAGTATGTGGTGGCAACGGATTTGGCTGCCCGTGGACTTGACATTGACGGTGTCAGCCTGGTGATTAATTATGAGATTCCGCGTGATCTGGAATTTGTGATCCACCGAATTGGGCGCACTGGCCGTAATGGCTTAACGGGCCACGCTGTAACCTTGATCCGTGAAGAAGAAATGAATCGCATTGCTGGCTTAGAGCATATGGGGATTCATTTTGATTTTGTGCAGATTAAGAATGGTGAATTAGTTCCCCGTAACCATTACCATCGCCGCAGCGAACGTTCTTCGACTAACCATAAGATTGATCCCAAGTTAAATGGTTACGTGAAAAAAGAGAAAAAGAAGCGTAAGCCCGGTTATAAGCGCAAGATTAAACAGGCGATTCAAAAGGATAAGGCACAAAAACGTAAAATTGAGCAACGCCATGAAGTGCGCAAAGCGAAAAGAATGCGAAAAAAGCGTCGGGATGAAAAGTAA
- a CDS encoding type II toxin-antitoxin system HicB family antitoxin → MKYLYFAIFTLNKAGQYEVSFPDFAPEVATYGNNLSEALAAAKQALTGVLLVKEDYRETIPTASTQTEIHYDKGELLIPIEVNTELAREKEENKLVKKTLTIPSYLDKLGKSKGINFSQTLTAALKEKLI, encoded by the coding sequence ATGAAGTACTTATATTTTGCTATATTCACGTTAAATAAAGCTGGACAATACGAAGTTTCTTTCCCTGATTTTGCTCCAGAAGTGGCTACCTATGGCAACAATCTTTCTGAAGCTTTGGCAGCCGCCAAGCAGGCGTTAACCGGTGTTTTATTGGTTAAAGAAGATTATCGCGAAACAATTCCAACGGCAAGCACGCAAACAGAAATTCATTATGACAAGGGCGAATTGTTAATTCCAATTGAAGTAAATACCGAACTTGCAAGAGAAAAGGAAGAGAACAAATTAGTCAAAAAGACCTTAACGATTCCTAGTTATTTGGATAAATTGGGCAAAAGCAAAGGAATCAATTTTTCGCAGACACTAACGGCGGCTTTAAAGGAAAAATTGATTTAA